A single Elaeis guineensis isolate ETL-2024a chromosome 15, EG11, whole genome shotgun sequence DNA region contains:
- the LOC105058474 gene encoding uncharacterized protein, protein MASTSLSTLNSLAMATSLRLSTSPLLNPKSRSSPHLLRLFSSKAFDLVRFPPPKPSPSWIILGVSPRREPGFLSCVGKNGGGESPESDAVDEADAARGQSTMPERFRPLTKEAPDRPVRWPWVVALVFLVYAWRTVLWELANWKKSMLAVIGFFSYLFKLILAFVFHFIGEPITVLIRCMEFALYSARYIYSSIVAFAPVPELTRIILFTSTIVAIAEATVPDSANSQQHLLTLAGIIGFGAVNGFVPELLFWLLLSGMFCYSHFIKKRDGVSAALPSTAVLAAVGEPWVRGLAIASYLALAIVQYSKLSEESARTDAPVIGRRLPLPLLLAALSIGIHLAAKWVRRRHLTWMIV, encoded by the exons ATGGCTTCAACCTCTCTTTCCACATTAAATTCTCTCGCCATGGCGACCTCTCTACGCCTCTCTACTTCTCCTCTGTTAAATCCTAAATCCAGATCGTCTCCTCATCTTTTAAGACTTTTCTCTTCCAAAGCTTTTGACTTGGTTCGTTTCCCTCCTCCGAAGCCCTCTCCATCTTGGATAATTTTGGGAGTTTCTCCTAGAAGAGAGCCAGGATTTCTATCCTGTGTTGGGAAGAATGGGGGTGGAGAATCGCCCGAGAGTGACGCCGTCGATGAGGCCGACGCGGCGAGGGGGCAGAGCACCATGCCTGAGAGGTTCCGGCCCCTCACCAAGGAAGCCCCCGATCGCCCGGTGAGGTGGCCGTGGGTTGTAG CCCTGGTTTTTCTTGTTTATGCTTGGCGGACTGTCTTGTGGGAACTTGCAAACTGGAAGAAGTCAATGCTAGCGGTCATAGGTTTCTTTAGTTACCTATTCAAGCTTATACTGGCTTTtgtttttcatttcattggtgaaccAATCACTGTTCTCATAAGATGCATGGAGTTTGCTCTTTATTCTGCTAGATACATCTACTCCAGCATTGTAGCATTTGCTCCTGTTCCAGAGCTGACAAGAATAATCCTTTTCACATCAACAATAGTGGCCATTGCTGAAGCTACAGTTCCAGACTCTGCGAACAGCCAACAACATCTTCTCACATTAGCTGGGATTATTGGATTTGGGGCTGTGAATGGCTTTGTTCCCGAGCTTCTCTTTTGGTTGCTTCTCTCTGGTATGTTCTGTTACTCGCATTTTATCAAGAAGAGAGATGGTGTTTCGGCTGCTTTGCCATCCACTGCTGTGTTGGCAGCTGTAGGGGAGCCTTGGGTAAGAGGCCTGGCTATAGCTTCATATCTGGCTCTTGCTATTGTTCAGTATTCTAAGTTATCAGAAGAAAGTGCAAGGACAGATGCACCGGTCATTGGTAGAAGACTTCCACTGCCTCTTCTGCTTGCTGCTCTGTCTATTGGAATCCATCTTGCTGCCAAGTGGGTCCGACGCCGGCACTTGACATGGATGATAGTATAA
- the LOC105058475 gene encoding serine/threonine-protein kinase PEPKR2 has product MESFRRKRKGIKSSPTVGSHLSDGGDHGRRSKKCRELKARPEKMGSCNGGGGGGAVVVMTAPPSGRSSPDTPGRGHKRKLGCIESATQIRRKKKLEQEYVLGREIGQGKFGSVRMCRSKATGEVLACKTLRKNGEETVHREVEIMQHLSGHPNVVTLKAVFEDSDCFHLVMELCSGGRLLDQMVRVGHYSEQMAAKILKELVLVIKYCHEMGVVHRDIKPENILFTTSGGMKLADFGLAVRVTNGQRLSGLAGSPAYVAPEVLSGHYSEKVDIWGAGVLLHALLVGVLPFQGDSLEAVFEAIKTVELDFHSGMWELISEHARDLISRMLTRDVSRRMAADDVLRHPWIIFYTRCSAKALPITFRVTNKSRVPGVQLEKASAANCSSSLGSSSRESEEQDDCGFVDALAAAISRVRISEPKRSRLCGPASPVQQECSSNMKANLCTAFRVAYV; this is encoded by the exons ATGGAGTCGTTCaggaggaagaggaaggggaTCAAATCTTCGCCTACTGTTGGATCTCACCTGTCCGATGGCGGCGATCATGGTCGCCGGAGCAAGAAGTGCAGGGAGCTGAAGGCTCGGCCGGAAAAGATGGGATCTTGcaatggcggcggcggcggcggcgctgTGGTCGTGATGACGGCGCCACCATCCGGGAGGTCGTCGCCGGATACCCCCGGCCGAGGCCACAAAAGAAAGCTGGGTTGCATCGAGTCGGCTACTCAGATTCGCCGgaagaagaagctggagcaggagtATGTGCTTGGCCGGGAGATCGGGCAGGGGAAGTTTGGGTCGGTGAGGATGTGCCGGAGCAAGGCCACCGGCGAGGTGTTGGCCTGCAAGACGCTGCGGAAGAACGGGGAGGAGACGGTGCACCGGGAGGTGGAGATCATGCAGCATCTCTCGGGGCACCCGAATGTCGTGACACTGAAGGCCGTGTTTGAGGACTCGGACTGCTTCCATCTGGTGATGGAGCTGTGCTCGGGGGGACGGCTTTTGGATCAGATGGTCAGGGTGGGGCATTACTCGGAGCAGATGGCTGCTAAAATCCTGAAAGAACTGGTTTTGGTCATCAAGTATTGTCATGAGATGGGAGTTGTACACCGGGACATCAAGCCAGAGAACATTCTTTTCACGACATCGGGAGGGATGAAGCTTGCTGACTTTGGGTTGGCAGTGCGGGTTACTAACG GTCAGAGATTGTCTGGTCTTGCTGGGAGCCCAGCTTATGTTGCCCCAGAAGTTCTCTCAGGCCATTACTCAGAGAAAGTGGACATCTGGGGTGCTGGTGTCCTCCTCCATGCACTGTTAGTTGGTGTCCTTCCATTCCAAGGGGACTCACTGGAAGCTGTCTTTGAGGCTATAAAGACGGTAGAGCTTGATTTCCACAGCGGGATGTGGGAGTTGATATCTGAACATGCACGAGATCTTATAAGTCGGATGCTGACTCGGGATGTTTCCAGAAGGATGGCTGCTGACGATGTCCTAA GGCATCCATGGATTATTTTCTACACACGGTGCTCAGCCAAGGCTTTACCTATTACATTTAGGGTCACTAACAAGAGTAGAGTACCCGGAGTTCAGTTGGAAAAGGCTTCCGCAGCCAACTGCTCTTCATCTTTGGGAAGTTCGAGTCGGGAGTCAGAGGAGCAGGATGACTGTGGGTTTGTGGATGCTCTTGCAGCAGCCATATCTCGTGTGAGGATATCCGAGCCGAAGCGGAGCAGGCTTTGTGGTCCTGCTAGCCCTGTCCAGCAGGAGTGCTCTTCCAACATGAAGGCTAACCTCTGTACAGCATTCCGCGTTGCCTATGTATAG